A region of the Cucurbita pepo subsp. pepo cultivar mu-cu-16 chromosome LG14, ASM280686v2, whole genome shotgun sequence genome:
TTTCTTAACTCAAGAGTCGGCGGTGtaaaatttaccatatatatatatatattgaacaATATATAGTTGACATACaaaagtgtatatatatatatatatatatatatagatatatatatatatatatatatattgaacaACATACAAAAGTATCCGGTTCAAAACACAAACTTAAAAAGTCTAAACTCTATGGTATATGGATAAAGTTGAGAGATGACAAGTTGGAGTACTAAAAGTAACATCAAAAGGTCAGTATCTTACCTCATATTTACCAAAGCAACATGATATTGTTTACCTTGttcataatttagaatttgtaCTAAATTACTGATGCATCGTGAGTGAATACTACATCGATTAAGTTCTTCAAGGTGGTAGGTCAAGTGGAGGTTGTTAAAAGGATATGTCCAAACCACTATTTAGTGATTCTAAGGGGCAACAAAAGGTTCAACCTCTTGATTGATTATGTCACGAAATTCTTTCAAGGTTTACCTCAGATAACAAAAGGTCATGCTGTCATTCGAGTAGTGGTGGGTCGTTGGACTCACAAGCTTACACAGATTACTTTGTGTAAAGTCTTAACCCTATGGGAAATAAAGACCTCGGTGTGTTGGGACGAGGTAGGCAAACGTGACTATTAGGATGAGAGTTAGTCCAAGCCACCAATGAGCCCATGTAAAAGATCGAGGCAAGAATGCACATgactcaaagtagacaaaagAGTTATGTCAACGTGAGGCGTAGAAACTTAGAGTTGTCAACAAGGTGAGCTAAGTCCACACTTCGTCAAACTCTCCTATTGGAACTTATGCCATAAAAcctcataattaattatttagtttttaataattgttttattattttatttacatgatataaaaaatcaagattattaatataatcttaaaTAGTATATGATTGATCTACCAAATTTGAaggattcaaattaatatattagataggttaataaatataaaaatatatttaatttaaagagttcaaattaatatttaatatattagataggTTAAATCTAAATggaaaaatttattaatatgaaccgttgtaattaatatttaatatagatatattaaaagaaaaaaaatatatatttattgtatttatacattaaatattaaaataattcatatatatttatacattaaGTAAAAACATAGTTTGGAATTTGAATGATTCAAATTAGTCAAATGTatattacaatattttataacatatgatttgaataaaatattatatcataatatattagatatttaaatatattatttgttaaagaTTTTTTAAGAGTTAAATCACTTTTAGGTTGAGCCAACATGTTCTCTCACATTTTCTTAGAGACTCTCATTCTCCAAtctcttttgaattttctctcatGAGGCTCGCATAAGTCTTGACTTTGGAGTTCAGAGTTATAACAATGAAGATCTTGTAGAATGTGGAAGAACTTCTACGTTGTTGGAATACTTTAAGGAGCAGCTACAGTTTCTAGCAAGGTAAAGATCTTGCTCTCGTATTTATTGCtctcttttaattcttaataaaatcaaatcgGTTCACAATGCTTCCGCTATATGGATGAATAGTTCATTCCCTTTACCTTCAACATTCTAGATCGAATCGTACTGGTGACATACATATTTGCCCTACCACTGTCCCTCTCTGCAGTGCATAACGTATTCCATGAACTCACACTTCACAAATATGTGACTGACCCAACTCATGTGGTAGATTACGAATCCTTACCGATAAACGTTAACCTAAATTATGATGAAAGACCAATAAGAATTTTAGCATGAGAAGTGAATGTCATATGTATcaggaaaataatttttattaaggtACTACAACAAAAACCATCGGGCTAGAGAAACTATGTGGGAACAGAAAGAAGAAGGCTATGGAAATATTGAACAATTGTCATATCACGTTGTAAGATTGATAACAGCTCATCCTCTAGAAATTGTAGCCTCGTATCATCTTCTTTGAAAACAATATCATGAACGTGTCTCATACTTCTTTTagtgtcttgtcatcccaaatgtGCTCTAACGTCTCTTTTCCGATTGTGGTCTTCAAGACAAACATTGTTTTGACTattttgattctccatttgtgCAAGATGCCATTAGGATTCTCTTCTGGCGGCATAGTTTCACTCCTGCCAACGACTCTCATAAGTCTTGTCCTTGTAAAGAGAAGGACATCACATGTTGTAACTGTgctgttgagtttcttgattcttcCAACGATTTGAAAATCATTCATCGTGTTTTTTGATTCTTCCAACAATTTGAAAATCACTCGTCGTGTTAGTtatacctcagtaataccaaacgAGCTTTTTCGACACAAAACTTGTAGAGCTACGAACTACTCATGACacaaagaaacaaactaataatctcaaaaaaaatgtttctgaCGTGGAAGATCAAACATAGCTGCAACCATagcatactaagaatttcAAGAGATTAGACAACCTATACCAACTTCGCTCTAATACTAGATTATCGAATACATTTGGGAAACACACACTTTATTAACATCAATCAAGAAGAGTTTACAAGATGTAAAATATTACTacactttgttttgtttgtgattCTTGGGATAAAATTCAATGCGGGTGGAATGATATTATAGGAGAGaccaaacttttttttctctctaaaatatctaatcatttatttttaaaataccttaaatcttttcctaaaatatctaatcatttatttctaaaatacctTAATTCTTTTCCTATCTTTATtaccaaaataaagaaatcataaaatatatacgtataattattgaattagggtagtgatgatattttaacgaTCACCTATTTTTTAACATCAAAGGGAGATACATGGGAGATGCACATTATTATCATGATGTACATTAAAGTTATTAAGGAATTTGTTCAAAATCGAAATAGATCTGAAGGTTGTAATGGTGAGGAGTACATTGTTGAAAAACCTATATAGTTTTACACATAACTTTTGCATAATGTCACCTATTCGACTTGGAAAGATCGAAATCAGACTGATCAAAGGAGACAACCCTCATCTGCAACTTCCATGACACCCGACAAGAAACAACTAAAGCAGGCTCATCTGTATGTTTTAGTAAATACAAATGACATAAATGACATACAACCTTTCATAGAGTAGTTAGTTAGTATCTTTTCAATACTTACATaggaaatataattttttcaaaagaaaattgatgcaATACGAATAGACACCATTcaaaatttctatatatatgtgtatattaTTTGACAAACAATAAGAATACTACGTACTAAGTGGGAAGCTAAGTACATCTACATTCGTTCAACTGGATAAGACAAGCAAGCACAAATTTAAGGACATGTCTCTGAACTGTACGCCTAATCTGAAACCCTCATCAGGTACGCAACTAAACATCCCAACACTGCCCCAGCAAGCACCTGCACCCAAACCCATATCGAAGTCTTAGATATCAACCATATAATTCCCAAAGGGGCAATGGGAGGGAAGGAGACTCAGAAATTCGGATAATGTCTCAAGTGCAAAGCGTGTGGAAGTTGGAAAACCTTTAGTGATCGATGAAGATCCCTCGAATGGCAACCGAAACACAGACCATATCAGTAACCAAATATGTTGGATGAATAATGCAGTTTATAACATGATGATATCAAACTCAGTCGTAAAATATTGTGAATACTAAAAAGAATAAACTATGACGACTTGAAAGGCATTTGACGAAAAACCTGGAGCGGGGTATGGCCAAGCGAATCCCGTAGAGGTCTAACGCTCGAGACAGGATGCTCGGGAGGAAGTTCACAGACAATCTGATTTAATAGCTGAAATATACGCAAGTTATTACATCAAGCAAGGAAAATTATGATATAGGTAGTAGatatgaatttaatatgaaatgGGTCCTTCAAAGGATACAAACTTCTAgatgaaatgggtttttcaaAGCTAAGCTGAACAGCGTGAGTGCTATGTGTAAAGGCAGgctgatttgaaattttcaacatatgccattgatttcaaaagaccATTGACAAATAAAAGTGTTTTCATACGAATCAACAACCGTACTTCAGCTTGGCGACCGGCATGGAGTCTAACACCAGTAGCATCATACATTACCTGTCAATTATCGTAGCACGTCGTTAGTACAGGAAGCATAAGAAAAACAACTGGAATATCTGTTATGTAAGAAGTGATGAGTAAGAGCCATCTACTGGATTTCTTTTTATCGTCTCACTTATTAATGTCGCAGTTTTTGGTGTAAGAATAGGAAATGAGGTAAGCTGTTGACCAGCTGTTTTCTACAATAAAGGGCTAACGTGATTACATTTCGAGTTCTAGCTTTACTGGGATTGGCTCAGTTCATCTTCATTAggagaaatataaaaactcGTTTTGAACTATAAAATAGAAAGCCCtgatttataaagaaaagaagttgaCAACGAGATGGATACACAAGTATTCCAACACCAGAAGCATCTAGAATCTAGAAGTAGATGTTAAGACAAACCCAAagatcttttaatttataagaatGAGACACAAGTATGCCTCTCCTCTGGCTTGTAACCGTCTGCTCCCCCTCCAACCACCATGCCCATATCCATCCAGCCTTAATGAAATTACTCCAACCGATCAATCACCATTGACCACAAACTTCTCTCTATTGCTTGTGATGAACTTACCTGGTAGTCGTGCAACCTCCCACTGCCTATCGCATTCATGGAGTTCCTTCAGCTAGTCTCATCTTTCATCAGCCATCACCCAATCTATCCTTGCCTTCATTTGATGCCTCTATCTCTCTTCAACCTCATCAACCATTATCCCCACAGCCTGAACTTTTTTTATTGGAGCTCACCTCATCCTATTTATTCAACCATCAATCCATTCACCCACCCATCCAACATAACACCTTTCCAACTGCATACCCCTCACCCTTTACCCTGCTCTCGTACCTTCACCATTTGACCCCTATTCTGAGTAAACATGGTCTTTGCATTATGGCTATCCCCCCTCTACCACAACCaactaaaaagaaatcatGACAACTTCTGGGAAGAAATTCCAATTTAAAACGAAATTGCAAAATCTCCATACCACTGTCCACTATTATGATAAAACAACCTCACCGGCTCTTTTGAAGGGAGAATCGGTTGATCAATGAAATTTATCTCATGGAATGTTCAGGGTCTGGATCATGGAGAAAGTGCCCTTTGATCAAGAAAACTCTTCATCAATCCAATCTGGGAATTGTTTTTCTTCAGGAAACTAAAAAATCAGAGATCGACAATTATCTTGTTAAATCTCTTTGGAGTTCATCTCATATTAGTTGGGCATCACTTGATTTGATTGGAGCCTCTGGGGGTATCCTTGTTTTGAGGAGTGAACCAGAATTTTCAGTGCGAGAGGTTATCCAAGGTCACTTCTACGTCTTTGTTCATGTTTTGACGGTTGacggtttttctttttagcttTCTGTTGTTTATGGGCCACCAGTAATGATGTCCGTAAGAAATTCCAAGTTGTGATTCTTTGGGTGCAAGTATGTCTCCTGGTACAAATGATTTAAATGCTAAATTTTTAAGTTACTCTTGGAACACTACTAAGCATGATGTAATGGTCATGCTTCATGATTTCTATTCTTCTGGAATTATTAACGTGGCGTTGAATGAAACTATCATTGTTTAATCCCAAAGTGAATTGACTCCAAATCTGTCACTGACTATAGCCCAATCAGTCTCATTCCATGTGCATACAAGATTATTGCTTGTGTTTTATCTAATAGATTGAAACTGGTCTTTCCTACTATTATTGCTTAGAATCAACTGCCATTTGTAGCTAATCCACAAATTCTGCATGCTTCTTCATTGGCCAATGAATTGGTTGATGACTGGAATGTCTCTCGTAATAAGGGTATGGTTCCAAAATTGGACCTTGCAAAAACATTTGATAAAGTTGATTGGGATTTTTTGGACGTTATTCTTCTCGGGACATTCTTCAAGGTGATCTGCTTTCcccttttctcttcattttagCCTTTGAGTGTCTTAGCAGATTAATATCTCATGATGCTCGATTGGGAAAGATCGCAACCCATccttgatgatgatgcatggtTGTTTTCTACTTTTGATTAGAAGTTTTGACACATCTTAATATtgtgaaattaatttaattggcTTCTGGTTTGAATATTAATCTTTCTAAGAGTGGTCTTCCACCAGGaggtaattaaaaaatagttgtgAAGCTATCGTGGTCTACCTTTATGAGATAGAACTGGACTAGTTATTGACATAATTTGGTTGTAAACAAGGTTCAATGCCTTCAACCTATCGTGGTCTTCCACCAGGaggtaattaaaaaatacacttCATTCCAGTAGCCAGTTCTTCAAATAATTCAGCACAAACCTTTAGGACTtggaaatattcatttatttccaAAGGAGGTAGGCATAGCCTTATCCAAACCACCCTTTCTAGTATGCCGATTTACATGTCGTAATTTAAACTGCCAGCAAAGATTTCCTCTTCTTTGGACAAGCTTGTTCatagtttcttttggaaaGGTTCCAAAGGAGAAGGTGGAATGCATTATGTTAATTGAGAGACAACACAGCTTCCCCAACGATTAGGTGGCATTAGCACCGGGAACTTTTATCATCAGAATTTGACTCGTTTGGCTGAATGGATTTAGAGATTTCTAAACGAGAGAGACACCTTGTGGCGCAGACTTATTTTTGCTAAATATTATGGCTCCCAGATTGATTGTGTTTGGCCTCGTCTAATTTTGAGAGGTTCACACAAATCACCTTGGCGTCATATTTGCTCCAGTTTATCTCTTGTTAAGTCTCATGCCTGTCGTTTTGGTAATGATcgatcaatttcattttagCGTGATTCTTGGTTGAGTTATGAAGCTATTGATACTGTCTTCTCTCCTCTTTATAGACTCACTTCTCAGCCAAATAGTCCAGTTGCTGACGTCTGGGTTCCTTTACTAATGCCTGGGATTTGAGCTTCTGTAGGAACCCTAATGAATTGGAGACAACTGAATGGTCCAATCTCTCTCATCTTCTATCCTCAATTAGGTTAAGGAACCTGAATGATTATTGGTCTTGGCCTCTTGATCCTTCCAATACTTTTACTGTTAAATCTCGTATAGAAAATATTGTGGGTACAAATGAACCCTTGTTGAATAATCTATACTCAGTGATTTGGCAAGATGCTTATTCAAAGAAGATTAAAATCTTTCTTTGGGAACGTAATCTTCAACAGAGAATGTCATACATCAACCTTTTTCCATCTTGGTGTGTTATGTGTTCCGCAGTTTCAGAGAATCATAGTCACCTATTTGCTCGCTGTATTTTACTTCTAGATACTGGGATATTATTCTAGCTGCTTTCGACTGGTCCATACATTTGCCTAACACcatctttgattttcttgctTCAATTTTGGTAGCTACGGTTGGCTCTTAATAGTCTTTCTCAGGACAAACAGAATGTCAGAATTTTCCGAGATACTGAGATTCCTTTAATTGCTTTATGGATTTACTTCTGTTTCATGCGATGTATTGGAGTAAATGTAAATACCCTTTTAATACTTATAACCTCTTTGTTAATTTCTCATTGGAGAACACTTTCACATAATTTACCTATAGGTGTTTCGGGGTTTTCTCCCCCTATTTcatttatcaatgaaattgtctctcTTCTCAAAAAAGATAACTGCCATACAGGGCATTACAACTTATTGAAACTTCAGTTTCTGAAATAATTCTAAGAGGATGGATCGACTTGAACCAATGCCCACTTGGTTGAGGGAACATGTTTTATGCTAGTTGAGCTATGACCATGTTTGTCATTCTAAGAGGATGAATGATGTGGATGCACAAGGATgcttctcaaaatttaaaacaggAACCAATAGAGATATTTCTAGATGCAATGATGGGTTTTTGTGTTCATAGAGAAAACAAGTCTTGAATTTCTGTCAATAAAGAGTCCTTCCAGAATTGAAAGATCAAAGGACAAGATATACCAAAACATACCAGTCATTAATTCTATTTGCTTCAACAGTTTCAGGAATTCAAGGAATATAAAAATCACCCACCCACTAGTAACTTAATTCATACCAACCAAATGATATATATCAACCATTCAATACAAGGAAGCTACGGCATACAATTGATATCTTTCTAATGTACCATACAAATGTagtgtgtatgtatataagTCAAATAAGAATATTACCTATATGAATATAgattatataattgaaatctCAACATATTCATTTACATCAAAATCTAAATCCTTGATGACAGCAGACGCATGCCAATTGAAGGCTTCATCTTAGCTGCCAGATTATGTTGAAGATATTTGATCTATGTAAATATTGCTGCCACTGACAGATCTAAAGTGCCATGTAATCCCCTATGATGAAACATGGTGTATCATGGCAATTTGTTGATCTGAATATCATAAAAAGTACTAGGTACCGATACTGAAATTcctcaaaaaaacaaaaatcaatagAATTCTCTAATTTAATCTCCCAAGGAACCAAAAACtaattgatgaaattttggACAATTAAAGATTTCTTATAATTTCCAAGGAGAGTCATGATTATAGATATTTTCATACAACGGTTGAGATTATCAAACagaaaacaacaataaaagaTATCATTATAGAAGTTAAACTCAAATAATGAACAAGACCTGGCAGTTAAGTACGTACAATGCATGCCAAAACCAAAGCAAGTGCAAAAGCTGGTCCCCCAGTTCCTTCTTGCAAGCCAATAGCTACAGCTAGAGACGTTACCGTGGCCGAATGTGATGAAGGCATTCCACCAGACCCCAGCATCCTTTTGGAATCCCATCTCTTCTCTTTGAACCTGCACAATCCATTATATTATCAGTgaaacaagaaagaagaggCAAAGGAAGAACAGCCCAGTATAGCTCTAGGATTCCGTTAACTTATTATCTGTTGCTGATCAAATAAATTGTCTCCTATATCtgtaaaattacaaatttgagtCCTCAAAaactcattttaattataatattgaattatctaattattcaaaacaatatttggATTGTATTTGGATCATGTGACCCAAAAAGCGAAACAATTTggcatatttttaaatttaaaatttactacCAAACACagtttagaaacaatgaaaacacgGAATACAACTTGGTTTTCTGTCAAATCccttgttttcaatttttgttatcACTAACCGAACACACTtctcaaaacaaataataaagacaagcaaaaacaaacaagGATGAACCTTAATACTAGTTCACATAACTCACATTAAGCTTGATGAAATGATTTTGTACACACTTGTAATGAAACCGATGGGCTGAAGTTTTTAACCTTACACGGAGTGTTGCAACCTCCCTCCTTGGCCCATCTCACTTCAGCTTTTTGCCTCCAACTGGTGGTTTCTTTCCTTACTAACTCTCCTCAAATTCcagttttaaagaaaaatgttcCTCTTTCTGGGTTTCATTTAGGCTACCTCCTCTTTGAGGTTGTCAAAAGCATTAATTCTAGCCAACACCTCCTTTTCTTACTCCTTAAAATCCCAGAGACCTCTTTGTTCCAC
Encoded here:
- the LOC111810317 gene encoding uncharacterized protein LOC111810317 yields the protein MDEVIVAADASYKPSLLPSNLPLLSAFLSFALAQFLKLFTTWFKEKRWDSKRMLGSGGMPSSHSATVTSLAVAIGLQEGTGGPAFALALVLACIVMYDATGVRLHAGRQAELLNQIVCELPPEHPVSSVRPLRDSLGHTPLQVLAGAVLGCLVAYLMRVSD